From Paracoccus suum, the proteins below share one genomic window:
- the coaD gene encoding pantetheine-phosphate adenylyltransferase: MRIGFYPGTFDPITLGHVDIIERAMALVDRLVIGVAINRDKGPLFSLDERVAMVDAECANITRRTGGEILVRPFENLLIDIARDVGATVIVRGLRAVADFEYEFQMVGMNRALDSSIETVFLMADARRQAIASKLVKEIARLGGDVSKFVTPAVNEALRARFDHGGGK; the protein is encoded by the coding sequence ATGCGGATCGGCTTTTACCCCGGAACGTTCGACCCGATCACGCTGGGCCATGTCGATATCATCGAGCGGGCCATGGCCCTCGTCGACCGGCTGGTGATCGGCGTCGCCATCAACCGGGACAAGGGGCCGCTGTTCTCGCTGGACGAGCGCGTGGCCATGGTTGATGCGGAATGCGCCAACATCACCCGCCGGACGGGTGGCGAAATCCTGGTGCGGCCGTTCGAGAACCTGCTGATCGACATCGCCCGCGATGTGGGCGCAACGGTCATCGTGCGCGGGTTGCGGGCCGTCGCGGACTTTGAATATGAGTTCCAGATGGTCGGCATGAACCGCGCACTCGACAGCTCGATCGAGACGGTATTTCTGATGGCGGACGCCCGCCGGCAGGCGATCGCCAGCAAGCTGGTCAAGGAAATTGCCCGCCTCGGCGGCGATGTCAGCAAGTTCGTGACGCCCGCCGTGAACGAGGCGCTGCGCGCGCGGTTCGACCATGGAGGCGGCAAATGA
- a CDS encoding CBS domain-containing protein, which yields MLVNQILVMKTAPQGGNPVVTIAPDARVEDAARTMAELRIGALVVSEDGQRPVGILSERDIVREIGRRGGGILNEPVQAIMTGRIMTCHSGDDALAVLERMTEGRFRHLPVVDEDGIMLGLVSIGDAVSGRLKELAAEKDALTGMIMGV from the coding sequence ATGCTGGTCAACCAGATACTTGTGATGAAGACAGCCCCGCAGGGCGGCAACCCGGTCGTCACGATTGCCCCCGATGCCAGGGTCGAGGACGCGGCCCGCACCATGGCCGAGCTGCGGATCGGCGCGCTGGTCGTCTCCGAGGATGGCCAGCGGCCGGTCGGCATCCTGTCCGAGCGGGATATCGTGCGCGAGATCGGGCGCCGCGGCGGCGGCATCCTGAACGAGCCGGTGCAGGCGATCATGACCGGACGCATCATGACCTGCCATTCCGGCGATGACGCACTGGCAGTGCTGGAGCGCATGACCGAGGGGCGTTTCCGCCATCTGCCGGTGGTGGACGAGGATGGGATCATGCTGGGGCTGGTGTCGATCGGCGACGCCGTCAGCGGCCGCCTGAAAGAACTTGCGGCCGAAAAGGATGCCCTGACCGGCATGATCATGGGCGTTTGA